The nucleotide sequence TCCGCAAAATATCAAGCAGGATTGTGAACGGCGCGAATCATTTAAAAAAACCTTGCAGATGACCTGGAGTTGTTGAGCCAGTATGCTCGGCAAGTCATCCAGGAGGAGCGTCCTATCCGTTATTTTGCTCAGGATGAAAGTCGCTTTGGACTCAAAACCCTGATTGGGCGCTTGATTACTGCTTGTGGTATCAAACCGATTGGGCAATGGCTATGGTTGTTCAAAGCGTTTTGGCTCTATGGGGCCGTCGAACCAGCAACCGGAGAGTCGTTTTTCTTGCAATTCTCCCATGTGGATACTGCTTGCTATCAAGCGTTCCTCGAGGAGTTCTCCAAAGCCTACCCCGATAGTCTCAACATTCTACAAGTGGATAACGGGCGTTTTCACAGCAGTAAAGATTTAGTGGTGCCAGAGAATGTGATTTTATTGTTTCAACCTGCTTACTGCCCAGAGTTAAATCCGATTGAAAGGTTGTGGGAATACCTCAAGGCAGATTTGAAGTGGGCTTCGTTCAAAACGCTAGAGCAACTCCAAGCGAAGGTCGATCAACTCCTGGCTCAATTGACTCCAGAAGTTATTGCTTCGATCACAGGATATTCCTTCATCCTGAATGCCCTATCTGCCCTGAACCCCATTTAAATTGGTATTACTACTTTGCCTATGGATCTTGCATGTGCCCGGTTGACCTGAAGCGGACCCTGGGAGAGATTACCAGTGCCTATGTGCTGGGTCCCGCCATGCTCAAGGGGTACCGGCTGGGTTTTTACCGGCGATCGCAACGACGCAACTGTGGTGTGCTGGACGTGGTCAAGGACCCCCATTCCATTGTCGAGGGCGTCCTGTATCACCTGCCCTGGCGATTGAGCGATCGCCTCGACGAACGCGAAGAAGTTCCCAATGGAGGCTATCGCCATGAAACCGTTGAGGTCTATTGCAATAACCGGCGTTACTCGAATGTGCGAACCTATGTCGTGGTCGATAAATTACCGGAAGAACTGGCTCCCAACGACTGGTATTTCAACGTGGTACTCCGGGGTGCGGTGACCTGCGGGCTATCAGAACAGTACTGCTGGAACTTGTTTCATCACATGAACCAGCTTCAGCAACGTCAACGGGAGCAGGACAGACTTCGTTCCGGGACGATTTTCAGGGTATAAAATTTTCGTTCTCATAGCCCCCTGTCTCCTCTCGCCGGTCCCCTGCTTACCCGGCAGAGTTCTGTTGGGAAACCACTTGCTGGCTGAAAGTTTGTAATGCCTGGAAGTACTGTTCTTCCGCAACCAGCATGACATCGTTGTGGTCTGCTCCTTCCACGGCCAACAATTGCTTGGGTTCGTTGGCATGTCGGAACAATTCCTGGCTGTGCCAGAAGGGAATGACCCGATCGCGGGTGCCGTGAATAAACAGCACAGGACAGTGGATCTTTCCAATGCGATCGCGGTTGGGAAATCGGTCAAACGGGTAGAGGGGAATTCGGGTCACGACCCGAAAAACGCTGGTAAACGTACTTTCCAGGATTAGTCCCGCCACAGGCTGACGGCTTGCCAGGTAAATACTGGGACCACCTCCCACCGATCGCCCATAGACAATGATCTCGCCGGGTGATTTCTTCAGTTGGGTGGTCAGGTATTCATAGGCCGCATCAATGTCGCGGTAGGTATTCTGTTCGGTAGGGGTACCCTGGCTGGTGCCGTAGCCCCGGTAATCGTAGGCAAAAATAGCAAACCCGGCCCGTCGGATTTGTTCCAGAATCGGGCGAGTATCGCCCAGGTCTTCGGCATTGCCGTGGCTGTAGAGGAGGGTATGAATTGCCTGGGGATTGGGCAGGTAAAGGGCAGAAATCTGTGCCCCGTCACGGGTAGTCAGCTTCAGAATTTCCTGGCTATCCTGGTAACTGGCAGGGAATGGGTGAAAGATCAGCCGGTCTGCGCAGAAGAAGCCATAGGCACCGATCGCCAGATAAATGAAAAGGAGCGATCGCACCAGCCGCCCAACGGATAGCTTGCCAACCAATTGCTCTAGTAATTTCCGGCGGTTCATGGGGAATGACCCAGGGCGCTGAGTGCCGCCTTTATAATATCGAAGTAGGGCGCTCTGGAAACATCGACCGGGAGTGGCTCTTGCCGGTCTTTGCAGAGGGTGCCCATCCGTTGCCCCTGGCGCACAATCAGCACCTTGCCATTACCATTGTGAATTCGGAGTTCCTGCCCACTGTCGTTTTGGGACAGATTGCAGATGTAGGAGCGATCCTGATGGGTAAACGCTGTACCGGGATTGGCGGCAGGCACTCGCACACCCACCAGTTCCAGTTCAACAGAAACTTCGCCCTCCCAATCATTGGTTCGCAGGCGGTAGGCAATATCCAGATACGCAGGAAGGGGATAGTAATCACCCCAGCGCCAGGCGATCGCCTTAAACTTGCGGTTGCCTCCCAATGCCTCGTCCTGCACAGCCAGCTTCAGGTGTCCCTTACCAATCGTCTTTTGCTCACAGATCCGCACATTCGCTGACCAGAATACTGGCTCCGGGTTGGCAATGCCGCAGGGATGGAGAGCGTCAATCTGAGCATAGAGGGGGTAATCGATCTGATCTAGGGACGCCTGGACATCGATTTCAACCAGGGGTTTGAGCTGACCGGGTTGCAGGCACTGGTGGGCAAAGGTGCGCAGGCGATCGCCAAAAGCCTCCAGGTTTTCGGCTTGCAGGCTAAAGCCCCCCGCCGCCCGGTGCCCCCCATGTTTGACCAGCAGATCTTTGCAGAACTCCAGTGCCTCAAATACATGGAATTCGGGGATGCCCCTGGCGGAACCACGAATCCTGGCAGCCTCTTTGCCATCCTGCTCCGTTGCCTCCTCTTCGTAAGTGCCGATGAAGACGGGAACCCCATAACGTTCCACCAGACGGGAGGCCACAATCCCAATCACGCCATGATGCCAGTCAGGTTGCACCAGCAGCAGGACGCGATCAGACTGGATCGCCGTTCCCCGGTCTTCGCAGAGGGCGATCGCCCTCTGTTCAATCTGCTCACACAGGTGTTGCCGCTGCTGGTTAATTTGCTCACACTGCATGGCACGTTCCAGTGCCACACCCATGTCATCCGTCGTCAGTAGCTCAATCACAATTTGCGGATCTGCCAGCCGCCCAACCGCATTAATCCGGGGACCAAGGCGAAAGCCGATCGCCTCTGGTTTCAGATCCTTTGCCCCACTCAAGCCGGAAACCTGGATCAACGCCTGTACCCCAGTGAGTCTGGATTTGGGCAGCAATTGTAGCCCCCGCCTGACCCAGCGGCGATTCACACCCGTTAAAGGGGCCAGGTCCGCAATTGTGCCCAGGGTGAAGAGTTCCAGCAGGGGATTAGACAACCCCTGTGCCCTGCCCAAACTTTGCGCCAGAGACATGGCCAGCACATAGGCAACCCCCACTCCTGCCAACCCATAGTAAGGCGATGTTTGAGCAATCAGTTTGGGATTGAGGATAGCATTGGCGGGGGGCAGTTCCGGTGGCAGGTCATGGTGGTCCGTAACGATCACGGTTAACCCCAGTTCACGGGCATGGGCGATAGGTTGATAGGCAGCAATTCCGTTATCCACCGTCAGGATTACCCCTACCCCCTCCGCGTAAAACTCATCCACAATCCGCTGGTTAATGCCGTAACCCTCCTTCATGCGGCTGGGAATGGCGTAATCAACCTGTGCCCCCAGGAATCGCAGTGCCCGGATTAACAGGGCAGTACTGGTCATGCCATCCGCGTCATAATCCCCACAAATGGCAATCCGCTGGCGCTGGTTAATAGCATTAATCAACAGTTCCAGACTGAGGGGCAGGTCAGGGAAATCTTCCAGGGGGGAAGGTAAAGACAGGGACTCCGGGTTAAGAAAAGCGATCGCCGCCTCTGGATCATCAATCCCCCGATTCACCAGAACCTGCGCCAGTAAGGGCGACAAATCAGTTGCCTGCACAATCGAGTTGATCTGTTCTGGCGCTGCTGGCGCAATTTGCCACCGCTGGTCGGGCAGCTTACAGGAAGAAACGGGTTGAGATTGGAGTTGATTCACCACGGGGTTTGAGCGGATAGACTTGAAACAATGAGACTTGAAACAATCGGGCAGGTTCCTCGATTTTGCCGCTTTCAGTATGCACCAAAAGTCTGGCAACCCTTCATCTGTATCTGGTCAATACCAGTACAAATGAATTGACCACAACTGTCTTGCTAAATCTACCGCAAGTTGGCGGAAATGGAGCCATTTTGTTATGTTCTATAGCCTTAGCCCAGAAGAGAAATGAAAAAGGACGTTCTCTGGCTATCGAACTCTGTTATCCCTCTTCTGTCACTTCTGCTGGAAAAATTTATAACCAACCCTCGTTCCAGGCTTCCAGCCTGGACTGGAGGGTCAGAGGCTCTGCCTCAAGTAAACCTGAAAGAAGGCAGAGCCTCGGATTTGCCATTTCCAGGCAGAGCCGTGGAAACGAGGTATTTTCCAGAACTTATCTGCTTCAAGCGTGATTAAAGAGGGGTTATAGCGTTTCTCAATTGAATGAGGTACAGGGATGTGAGGCGCAGTGGGGTGCTCCGCAGCCTGACTGTACTTCACACCCTTGAAAAGGGCTATATGGACAAAAGAAGCTTTGGTGAAAAATTAGCGGATTGTGGTATCAGGGCGGTGCAGGTTGTCAATAATTAGGAAGACACAAATTCTATATGGAGACTGGAAATGTCTGCCTCTGAATCACCGTCTGCGCAAACGACTGCCCGGTTCCGCTCGGCAACAGAATTCCCCAGAACAGTGGTCCATCTGAGTGCTTCTGAAGCCAACCAGCTATACGTTGAAATGCGGGATTGTCTGATTTTTACCAATCGTAGTCGATCGCAGTTAATTCGCCGCAATCAGGAACACAAGCAGACCGCCCTTGCCCTGAAAGCAGATGTGGCTCGTCTGCAACAACTTATTAACCAGACGCAGGCAGATAAACAGGTGCTGGTACAAAATCAGCAACAGGTTATTGCCGAATTAGAGCGTGAGTTGAGGACAATGACCACTCATCTGGATCAATTGTCCAGAGCATTTGAGGATGTAGAAGAAGTACATAATGCTATGGGGGTGATGGCAATCCCCGGACGGTTTGCCAATTTCTGGCGGGCCTTGAGAGCACTGATTCTCTGGTGGCGAGACGAATACAGTGAAGTAACAACGATTCCTCCTGAGACTTTACCTGCCTCCTCCCAGATTTCCCCTGGGGAAGAAACAGACCGTCAGGAAAACCCCCAGATGTATACCGATCCAGCTTCTATCCAGCGATCGCTGCGAGATCAATAAACGTCATGGGTAAAAAACGCATCTCCCAATTACTGGATCAGCTTCAGGCCAACCATCAAGCTGATATTGAAAATGCCGCCACCATTTTTACCGTGGCACAAGTTGCTGTTAACCAGCTAGAGCAACAGGTCGCCGATGCTTCTCCTGCATCACCCCCAGCCCTGCCCCCTGCCCTCATTGCCCTTGACAAAGCAGAACTGGACAAAGCAGAACTGATGCGGCGGTATGGCTCATTTAATGCTTGTCGGAAGGCAGCCGGGCAGGTCGGAATTCGGTTTCATGGCACCCCCACCTGGGCACAACTGATTGCAGCGTTTAGCTATTTTGAATCCTTGCAAAGCCTGGTTCAAGACTATATGCTTTCTCACCCCAACCCGCACCTTAACAACGTTTCTATGGAATTTAAGCTCGACCAGCGTTGAATAGATCTGATTTGGGAGCCAGCTTTTACCCCAATCTCCAAAATTGCCGAGGCTTTAAACATTCAACACAGAGCTACCAAGACATAACGATCGCCAAGAACTTGCTTTATAGCCTTTGTGTCCTAGGGGCAAATCTTACAGGTTATTGCACCCTCGATTCTAAACGCTTAAAACCCAGATTCTTTCCCAGGGTTTCCCATTTTCCGCTACGATCAGGAGCTATTCGATCCATTTACAACACATTATGGGCAATACCTTTGGTCATCTGTTTCGCGTCACCACCTTTGGCGAATCTCACGGGGGGGGTGTTGGCGTTGTAATTGATGGTTGCCCACCCCGACTTGAAATCACTCCAGAAGAAATTCAATTTGAGCTGGACCGGCGGCGCCCTGGGCAGAGCAAGATTACCACTCCGCGCAAGGAAGCGGATCAGTGTGAAATTCTGTCGGGTGTGTTTGAAGGTAAAACCCTGGGAACGCCGATCGCAATTCTGGTCCGTAACAAAGACCAGCGATCGCAGGACTATGACGAAATGGCCGTCAAGTACCGCCCTTCCCATGCGGATGCCACCTACGATGCCAAATACGGAATTCGCAACTGGCAGGGAGGTGGACGCTCCTCTGCCAGAGAAACCATTGGCAGAGTGGCGGCAGGGGCGATCGCCAAAAAGATTTTACGCCAGGTGGCTGGGGTTGAAATTATTGGCTATGTCAGGCGGATCAAAGACATTGAGGGAATGGTTGACCCTGACACCGTCACCTTAGACCAGGTTGAGGGGAATATCGTTCGGTGTCCCGATGGGGAATGTGCAGAACGCATGATTGATTTGATTGAACGCTTTCGGGATGCGGGCGACTCCCTGGGGGGAGTGGTTGAGTGTGTTGCCCGTAGCGTGCCCAGAGGCATGGGAATGCCCGTATTTGACAAGCTGGAGGCAGACCTGGCAAAGGGCATGATGTCTCTTCCTGCAACAAAAGGATTTGAGCTTGGTTCTGGTTTCGCCGGTACATTGATGTCCGGTAGCGAGCACAATGATGAATTTTATACCGATGATCAGGGTAATATTCGCACGTTGACCAACCGCTCTGGGGGCGTTCAGGGTGGGATTTCCAATGGTGAAAACATCCTGATCCGGGTTGCCTTCAAACCCACGGCAACGATTCGCAAAGAGCAGCGCACCGTCACCCGCGAAGGCGAAGCAGTGACTCTGGCCGCTAAAGGACGCCATGACCCCTGTGTGGTGCCCAGGGCAGTCCCGATGGTGGAAGCAATGATGGCACTGGTACTTTGCGATCACCTGTTGCGCCAGCAGGGACAATGCGGGGTGCTCTAGTCTTCTGCTATCGGTGAAATGTTCACCAGGGACTGCCAATAATGGTGAAACCGGACCAATAGTAGGGGTGGGAAAGATCAGGATTTTCTCCCTGCATTTCCCGTGGCAGCGGCACTGTCCCATTCGACCAGTGCAATTGATTGTTGTCGATGTAGACCTGTTTCTGGAGCATGGCGAGTTGAGCCTGTTTAAGTGCCTCAGCTTTGATGGGTACCGTGCGTAATTGTTGATAGAACTCCGTAATCAGCGCCAGGGTGCCCCCATCGCTGACCGACCAGAGGCTACCCAGAACTGACTTGACTCCTGCTTGCACGGCAAATCCCGCAAATCCTAATTCTGCCTTTTCATCTCCCAGGGCAGTCTCACAGGCACTCAGGACAACTAATTCGGTTGGCGGGTCATTCCAGCCCAGTTGACGAACCTGATCCAGGCTTAAGCGGGTATCCCAAAGCTGAATGTAGGAATCTTTGGATTCTCCCGAATTGAAGGCGGCGTGGGTTGCCAGGTGGATGATGCCAAAGGGTTGGCGTTGGCGTTGACGTTTCAGGTTTTCCAGGGTGAAAGTCTCATTTAAAAATGACTGCCCCTGCCAGAGCTTTTGGGTAATTGCCTCGGCTTCTACAGTGGCAGCGGGCAGATCTGCCTGGGTTGGGTCAGCAAACTTGGAGGCTGCCATTGCCAGAACTTGAGCATGATTGATGTTGTTGTAGCGAGTATCCGTAAGGCTGAGGCTGGGCATTAAGCCAATACTGTATTGGGTCACTAAAAAGCTTTGACCGTTGTGCAGGGCAGCATAGGGTAGGGAGCGTAAGCCAACATCCGCCAGAAATACCAGATTATTGATTTTCTCTGCTTGCAAATATGGTTCTAATGGTTTGACAAGCCACTGGTACATTTGTTGGGCTGGATTCAGATACCGTCCTGTAGGAGAAACAATGGCTCGTCGAAAATCATCTGCTTTTGCCAGAACTCGTGTTTGGGTTGCCGAAAAGACAGGTTGGTGAATGATGGGACCCCTGGCAGTCACCAGAAATAGTTCCAGGTGGCTTTCTTTGGGTGCAACGGGCTGATTGGTTGCAGTGGATTGCACTGCGATCGCCCGTGTCCTGAGTTGCTGGATAAAGGCTAACTCTTTGTCATTTGGATGGGATGGAGCCAGCGTTGGTTTGGCAGTTGAACCAGCCGCTCCAGGCATAAAGACGGCGTAAATCAGGGCTGGTTTGACTCCGGTAGCCTGTTCAATCCGGCGCAGTTGTTCCTGAATTTCTGCCAGGGTTTGATCGGTACGATCGCGCCCCTGATCGTTGCCCTGATTCGCTGAGGTTTCATTGGTTGCAGTCGTTGAATTGCGATCGATGGCAGAGATGGAACTGCGATCGCGATCGGAACCTGATGGGTTAAAGTACTGGCGATATTGTTCACTCCAGGTTTGCTCAATCGGTTGCACCCCCGGATCCAGCAGAGCAATCTGTTCCAGGACAGGGGTGAATCCGGGCTGGAAAGCCCCTGGTGGCTTCGTTTCGGGGAAACGGGGAAAGCGGGGCAGGAGCGGCTGAGCAGGCTGGAGGATAGAGGAGATAGGGGACGGGAATAGGGTTGCCGCAGTCAGGATTTGAATATTGCCCAATCGGTAATCGCCCAAAAAAGACTGGGTAGGGAAAAGGGTAAATGCGCCGCTGGTAATGGCACCGGCAACTCCATTGAGAATGGGATTTCCCACAGTGAAGGGAATGAGGAGCCGCCCCCCATGCCGGATGGTGATGTCGCCATTTTGCTGTCCGCCTGCGGTGGAAATGCTGGCAAGGATGCCGTTGCGATCCACAAAGGTGTTGGTTGCCCGGAAAAACCGTCCGGCGGTGATGTCTACACTGCCACCGATGGTGCCGCCCTGGGCGTTGATAAAGCCGACCTGGACATCGCCGATCGGGTCAATGAATACGTTTCCCCCGCGCCCATTCAGCCCACCACTCGAATCAAGCCCGCGAGCGATCGCAATTTCAGTTAGAGCCTGGAGGGTGATGTTGCCACCATCGATGCCACCAGAACTACTGATTGAAATGTCAAAGTTGCTGCCATCACTATTGCGAGAGCGAATCGAACCATTTCGACTAATCAGGCTAATCGCTCCACCCGAACCGCCGCCTCGCCGGGTCAGATCAGTTCGCACTGCTTGGACTGAGCGCGAGTCAACTGCGTAGACAGGAACAACAATATCGGGTCCAAACGGTTTGAATTCAAAGCCATCGCCAATTGTGATATCGCCAGCCGCATCTAGGGCGATCGCTCCCCCGTTCCCATTGCCCCAGGCAGCGATCGTCCCCGGACTCTGAGACGTGTCAATCGAACCGGTTCGGCTAATCAGGGTGATATTGCCACCACTGCCATTGCCAGCGGTTGAAAATATTGCAGACGTTGTCATATCCCTATAAGCTTCCAGGGTGATGGTACCGCCATTGCTGCCATTGCCTCCCGCTGCGATCCATCCCTGGGCAGTATTGATGGCTCCTGTAGTACTCCGGATGGTAATTTCGCCTGGTACACCGGGAGGACTCGCGGTGTTAGCCGCCACCCCAAAGCAGAAGTCAGCCGCGCCCGGTGAACACCCTGGCAGAGTCGGATTGCCGCCAGTCGTAATGTCACCCGTTGCAATCAGACGAATTGTTCCTGCTCTGCCTGAGCCTGTACTCGAACTGATATAACCTGCTGTGGTAATGGCTCCTCCGCTCTGGATTGAAATGTCACCTGAATTGCCAGAATTACTGCTGGAATCAAGACTGCCTGTGACATTGACATTGCCCGTAGCCGTCAGGGAAATGTTCCCGCTATTGCCAGTTGGTGTACCAGTTCCGCTGTTCACCAATCTAGATCGGGTCAAGATGCTAGACAGGTTGATATTGCCTGCCGCAGTGAGAGTGACATTGCCACCATTGCCTGTATTCCCATTGCCGCCAGAAATCTGAGAACTGGAGTTGAGAATACCCGTGCTGATGTTACCGTTTGGGGCAGTCAGGGTAATGTCTCCACCATTGCCTGCGTTGACATTCCCTGTAACGAAAGACCCCGATGATATGTTACCTGTGTTCAGATTACCGCTGATGGCAGTGAGGTTAATTGCCCCTCCATTGCCAGAAGCGGTAGGACGTGTAGTGATGTTCCCTGTTGTCACACTCGCCCCTAAAATGGTGACATTAGAAGCCCTGGTCTCAATCGGAACAGCGATATTTACATCACCTGTTGCGTTGAAAGTAACAGTTCCTCCACTCCCAGCTAAGCCAGGCACACCTAGGGTTGAAGCGGTCGTAATGATACCAACGGGATTATTGATGTTAATGTCGCCCTGAGCATTAAAGGTGACTGCACCAGCATTCTGTACAGTGCCTTGATTAGCCACTGATCCAGAAGATACAGTTACATCTGCTATCCCAGGGAAACTAACGTTAGCCAGACTAATGCTGCCACCAGCATTGAGAGTAATTGCGCCTCCATTCCCTGCTGTTCCCACACCAAGCCCAGAGCCAGAAGATAAAAGATCAGTCACGTTAATGTTACCGCTGGCATTGAGACTGATTGCCCCACCGTTGCCAGTTGAACCTGTGCCTGAGGTTGTCAGTGAAGAGCGAGTTTCGATTGCAAACAGATTGATATTGCCACCAGTATTGAGGGTTACTCTTCCTCCGTTCCCTGCATTACCATTCCCTGCGACGACGAAAGAATTAGCAATTAGACTACCTGTACTAATGCTGCCATTTGGGGCTGTCAGGGTAATATCTCCACCGTTCCCTGCATTACCATTCCCTATAACTTGGGACGAGGAAAGCAAGAGACTACCTGTATCAATGCTGCCGTTAGTGGCTGTGAGTGTAATAGCTCCGCCATCGATAGTAGAACTCGTATTAATTGAGCCGATATTAACGTTTGCGCCAGTAATCGTGACATTTCTTCCAGAAGCATCAATGGACTGACCTGCACCGTTAAAATTGCCAGTTGCTGTGAATGTGATCGTTGTGCCTGCTGTTCCTGGAAGATTAAGGAAAGTATTCAGATTAATATCGCCAGTTGCTTGCAGGATAATGTCACCTGCAATGCCTGCTAGCGTTGTAGAACCAATTTGAAAATCAGTAATACCGCTATCTCCAAATAGGATTGCAGCATCGACAACGACTTCAGGATCATTAGCCCCTGCTCCAGACACAATTGTGATGTTGCGTGGATCGAACAACACAGTACCAGGTGTTCCGGTAGGAGCACTGACATCTACATTGCCCTGGAAAGTAAGGTTTTCTTTACCGGATATTTCTACGAATCCCCCGTTTCCAGATTGGGTGCCGCCGATTGCATTTACCGTGCCGTAAAAGCGAGTCGTGTTGTCTGACCAGACGATGACGTTACCCCCTTTGCCATTGCTCAATGCATTTGCATTAATCACAGAATCGCTGCTGACATAGGTTTGGGAGGCATTGGGAATGGTGCCCTGTCCCTGATAGTCGCCACCAATACGGATCGTGCCGCCGCCATTTGTGCCAGAGGCATTCAGATTGGCATTGACCAGACCGACGCGATCGCCCAGCACGTTGATTTGGGGTGTGGGGTGTGGGCTTTGGGGGACAGGGGAAGGGGACTCAAGGTTGGCGACGGATAGTTGACCACTGACGATCGCCGTCCCAGCATCCGTTGGAATCGTGGTGCCCGAACTGGTTAAGCGCACAGTGCCATCAGGATTGACGCTGATGCCTGTAGCATTGGTGAGGTTGCCGCCGGTCAGGAGTTGGGGCAAGGTGGCAGCGGATGGGGGAACGGATGAAACGAATGGTGAGTTTTTAGGGGTGGTCGGGGAGAATTCGAGGCTGAGGAGACTGTCCTGCTGGCTCAGGCGGACAAGATTTTCTCCAGGGACAGCGGCGATCGTAATGGTGCCGCCCGGTGCGGTGAGGGTGCCGGTATTGATCACGGCACCGCCTAATAGAGTCAGGCTTTGTCCCTGGGTCACTGCCAGGTTTCCGGCATTCAGAATTGCTCCCGGTTGAGGTGTGGTGAATGCAAACCGATCAGGTCTGCCAACAAGGGCAGCATAGTCATTGCTGCCAATGGCATTTAACCAACGCTCACCGAATCCAATTCCGTTAGCCGTAGTGACGGTAAAGGATGCGGGGACATTCAGGCTGGCATTGGCTCCGAAAATGACACCTGCCGGATTCATCAGGAGCAAATGGGGTGTGCCACCCGTGACCTGAATCAATCCGTTAATTAAGGAGATATTTCCCCCTGTCACCCGACCGAGAATAGTCTGAAGTTGGGGCGTGGCGATAAAATTCGCCGTCTCCCCAGAATTCAAACCAAATCGCTCAAAACTTTGAAATAGATTACGTCCATCTCCTGACAGACTACCGCCCTGAATGTCGTAGCGATCGCCATTGATGATCACATGGGTGCCGGTGCCGTCGATCGCGGGTGTGATGGACTGCGCCTGGGCAGCTAGAGGAAGGGGGATTGTAACCAGGCATGAAGTCAGCCAATAGGCTAGATGATTTTGGATTTTAGATTTTGGATTTTGGATTGCAAAGTACTGATGCTGTGATGATTGCAAGATTGTATCAGTCATATTAACCTGGCAATGATAGAGAGTGCATTTTCCCTGGTTACTAAACTTTTCCCTGGTTACTAAGCTCTGGCTTAGTAACCTCTCTGGGGAAGCTCCGGCTTCCCGACTTCGACCCGGAAGTTGGAAGCTCTCCAGGATCTCGTTACCAGGCTCCAGCCTGGTAACGAGAAAGTACCTGCGTGGTTT is from Leptothermofonsia sichuanensis E412 and encodes:
- a CDS encoding CHAT domain-containing protein; this translates as MTDTILQSSQHQYFAIQNPKSKIQNHLAYWLTSCLVTIPLPLAAQAQSITPAIDGTGTHVIINGDRYDIQGGSLSGDGRNLFQSFERFGLNSGETANFIATPQLQTILGRVTGGNISLINGLIQVTGGTPHLLLMNPAGVIFGANASLNVPASFTVTTANGIGFGERWLNAIGSNDYAALVGRPDRFAFTTPQPGAILNAGNLAVTQGQSLTLLGGAVINTGTLTAPGGTITIAAVPGENLVRLSQQDSLLSLEFSPTTPKNSPFVSSVPPSAATLPQLLTGGNLTNATGISVNPDGTVRLTSSGTTIPTDAGTAIVSGQLSVANLESPSPVPQSPHPTPQINVLGDRVGLVNANLNASGTNGGGTIRIGGDYQGQGTIPNASQTYVSSDSVINANALSNGKGGNVIVWSDNTTRFYGTVNAIGGTQSGNGGFVEISGKENLTFQGNVDVSAPTGTPGTVLFDPRNITIVSGAGANDPEVVVDAAILFGDSGITDFQIGSTTLAGIAGDIILQATGDINLNTFLNLPGTAGTTITFTATGNFNGAGQSIDASGRNVTITGANVNIGSINTSSTIDGGAITLTATNGSIDTGSLLLSSSQVIGNGNAGNGGDITLTAPNGSISTGSLIANSFVVAGNGNAGNGGRVTLNTGGNINLFAIETRSSLTTSGTGSTGNGGAISLNASGNINVTDLLSSGSGLGVGTAGNGGAITLNAGGSISLANVSFPGIADVTVSSGSVANQGTVQNAGAVTFNAQGDININNPVGIITTASTLGVPGLAGSGGTVTFNATGDVNIAVPIETRASNVTILGASVTTGNITTRPTASGNGGAINLTAISGNLNTGNISSGSFVTGNVNAGNGGDITLTAPNGNISTGILNSSSQISGGNGNTGNGGNVTLTAAGNINLSSILTRSRLVNSGTGTPTGNSGNISLTATGNVNVTGSLDSSSNSGNSGDISIQSGGAITTAGYISSSTGSGRAGTIRLIATGDITTGGNPTLPGCSPGAADFCFGVAANTASPPGVPGEITIRSTTGAINTAQGWIAAGGNGSNGGTITLEAYRDMTTSAIFSTAGNGSGGNITLISRTGSIDTSQSPGTIAAWGNGNGGAIALDAAGDITIGDGFEFKPFGPDIVVPVYAVDSRSVQAVRTDLTRRGGGSGGAISLISRNGSIRSRNSDGSNFDISISSSGGIDGGNITLQALTEIAIARGLDSSGGLNGRGGNVFIDPIGDVQVGFINAQGGTIGGSVDITAGRFFRATNTFVDRNGILASISTAGGQQNGDITIRHGGRLLIPFTVGNPILNGVAGAITSGAFTLFPTQSFLGDYRLGNIQILTAATLFPSPISSILQPAQPLLPRFPRFPETKPPGAFQPGFTPVLEQIALLDPGVQPIEQTWSEQYRQYFNPSGSDRDRSSISAIDRNSTTATNETSANQGNDQGRDRTDQTLAEIQEQLRRIEQATGVKPALIYAVFMPGAAGSTAKPTLAPSHPNDKELAFIQQLRTRAIAVQSTATNQPVAPKESHLELFLVTARGPIIHQPVFSATQTRVLAKADDFRRAIVSPTGRYLNPAQQMYQWLVKPLEPYLQAEKINNLVFLADVGLRSLPYAALHNGQSFLVTQYSIGLMPSLSLTDTRYNNINHAQVLAMAASKFADPTQADLPAATVEAEAITQKLWQGQSFLNETFTLENLKRQRQRQPFGIIHLATHAAFNSGESKDSYIQLWDTRLSLDQVRQLGWNDPPTELVVLSACETALGDEKAELGFAGFAVQAGVKSVLGSLWSVSDGGTLALITEFYQQLRTVPIKAEALKQAQLAMLQKQVYIDNNQLHWSNGTVPLPREMQGENPDLSHPYYWSGFTIIGSPW